The following are from one region of the Methanobrevibacter sp. genome:
- a CDS encoding methanogenesis marker 5 protein, with protein sequence MVKVAIYPPNSLVLADLIERKGHTPLALQKQIRQKIKDPEIDSPPMNITEEDPINGLKYAAIEVPSGVRGRMSIIGPLIDAAEAAIIVDGAPFGFGCVGCARTNELSIFCLRKKDIPVLEVVYPDDEDGTRLMVNQIMEFLDSLPGGGGDLEGDSDVLGEPIANKGGE encoded by the coding sequence ATGGTAAAAGTAGCTATTTATCCACCAAATTCATTGGTTTTAGCTGACTTGATTGAGAGGAAAGGTCACACTCCTTTGGCTCTTCAAAAACAGATAAGACAAAAGATCAAGGACCCGGAGATTGATTCTCCTCCAATGAACATTACAGAAGAAGACCCGATCAATGGATTGAAGTATGCGGCTATTGAAGTTCCTTCAGGGGTTCGTGGAAGAATGTCTATTATCGGACCTCTTATAGATGCTGCAGAGGCAGCAATCATAGTTGATGGCGCTCCATTCGGTTTTGGTTGCGTAGGTTGTGCAAGAACAAATGAATTATCAATTTTCTGTTTACGTAAAAAGGACATTCCTGTCTTGGAAGTCGTTTATCCTGATGATGAGGATGGAACAAGACTTATGGTAAATCAAATCATGGAATTCCTGGATTCCCTGCCTGGAGGTGGAGGAGACCTGGAAGGAGACAGTGATGTTTTAGGTGAACCAATAGCAAATAAGGGAGGAGAATAA
- a CDS encoding methanogenesis marker 15 protein — protein MVQIALVSCGTEYSGIQKEIEKAALKFGAEIILPEIDLDYINEAYEKFGFSAQSSSLKLMIARAMSIVEGKCKPDAVFIATCFRCAEGALVRNEVRRFIQNNTRIPVVTYSFTERTKADELFIRMEALATTVTRRSILAREKQEGLTLGLDSGSTTTKAVLMENNKVIGTGWTATKDIIASAQTAAAEAFEGTGYKWEDVDGIGTTGYGRFTMGQEFGAELIQEELSVNAKGAVYLADCQKGEATVLDIGGMDNKVITVNNGIPDNFTMGGICAGASGRFLDMTSRRLDVDITELGPLAVQGDWRKAMLNSYCIVFGIQDLVTTLAAGGSKADVAAAACHSVSEQVYEQQLQEIDIREPLIQVGGTSLISGLVEAVSETLGGIEVIVPEYSQHIGAVGAALLVSGMGNRHE, from the coding sequence ATGGTACAGATAGCATTGGTTTCCTGCGGTACCGAATACAGTGGTATCCAAAAGGAAATCGAAAAGGCAGCTCTTAAGTTCGGAGCGGAAATCATTCTTCCTGAAATTGATTTGGATTACATCAATGAGGCTTATGAGAAATTCGGTTTCTCCGCTCAAAGCTCAAGCTTGAAGCTTATGATAGCAAGGGCAATGTCCATTGTCGAAGGAAAGTGCAAGCCTGATGCGGTATTCATTGCAACCTGTTTCAGATGTGCGGAAGGAGCATTGGTAAGAAACGAAGTAAGACGTTTCATTCAAAACAATACCCGTATTCCAGTAGTTACCTATTCATTTACTGAAAGAACCAAAGCGGATGAGCTCTTTATCCGTATGGAAGCATTGGCAACTACCGTTACAAGAAGAAGCATTCTTGCCCGTGAAAAGCAAGAGGGTCTTACCCTTGGACTTGACTCAGGTTCAACAACAACAAAAGCGGTGCTTATGGAAAACAACAAGGTTATTGGAACCGGTTGGACCGCTACAAAGGACATCATTGCATCTGCCCAGACTGCAGCTGCAGAGGCATTTGAAGGCACCGGCTACAAATGGGAAGATGTTGACGGAATAGGAACCACCGGTTACGGCAGATTCACAATGGGTCAGGAATTCGGAGCAGAGCTTATCCAAGAGGAATTGTCTGTAAACGCAAAAGGTGCAGTATACTTGGCGGATTGCCAGAAAGGTGAAGCTACCGTATTGGATATCGGTGGTATGGACAACAAGGTAATTACCGTAAACAATGGTATTCCAGATAACTTCACTATGGGAGGTATCTGTGCAGGTGCATCCGGAAGATTCCTGGACATGACTTCCAGAAGGTTGGATGTTGACATTACAGAGCTTGGCCCACTTGCGGTGCAAGGTGACTGGAGAAAGGCTATGCTGAACTCCTACTGTATTGTATTCGGTATTCAAGACTTGGTTACCACTCTTGCTGCTGGAGGTTCAAAGGCAGATGTTGCAGCTGCTGCATGTCACTCCGTATCCGAACAGGTATACGAACAGCAATTGCAGGAAATCGACATTCGTGAACCTTTAATCCAAGTAGGTGGAACAAGTTTGATTTCTGGGCTTGTTGAAGCTGTAAGTGAAACCTTAGGTGGAATTGAAGTCATCGTACCGGAATACTCACAACATATCGGTGCTGTAGGTGCGGCATTGCTTGTATCCGGTATGGGAAATAGACATGAATAA
- a CDS encoding methanogenesis marker 17 protein yields the protein MYIESNDPEGAKVYDMIIRQILQDLVLPPSIDDMRAYVNPDEVCFIIAIKMRKTSKHITLKEVAKVNYEAEDDTTVVLIDNENYLPHILRKLWETNGRENVHQPSRYVIHLPGQHNVSDLVVDDPQQNLKRRIYDAIFRIVPEGFKIMKDISRDDIVSVIATDELIKDEWVEKAEEYIVELNTPKTWD from the coding sequence ATGTATATAGAATCAAATGACCCGGAAGGAGCAAAAGTCTACGATATGATCATCAGACAAATCCTGCAGGATTTGGTCTTGCCACCTTCCATTGATGACATGAGGGCTTATGTCAATCCAGATGAGGTTTGCTTCATCATAGCCATTAAGATGAGAAAGACTTCCAAGCACATTACCTTAAAGGAAGTGGCTAAAGTTAACTATGAAGCTGAAGATGACACCACAGTTGTCCTGATTGACAATGAGAATTATCTCCCTCATATTCTTAGAAAGCTTTGGGAAACCAATGGCCGGGAAAACGTTCATCAGCCAAGCAGATATGTCATTCACTTGCCTGGACAGCATAATGTTTCAGACTTGGTGGTGGATGATCCTCAACAGAATCTTAAAAGAAGAATCTATGATGCGATATTCAGGATAGTTCCTGAAGGATTTAAGATAATGAAGGACATTTCCCGTGATGATATAGTTTCCGTCATTGCAACTGATGAGCTCATCAAGGACGAATGGGTTGAAAAGGCTGAAGAGTATATTGTAGAATTGAATACTCCAAAGACTTGGGATTAA
- a CDS encoding radical SAM protein, whose amino-acid sequence MTKKDITCGGSHKGAKFAHITKVHPCYNEKLHDKVGRVHVPIAPKCNIGCNFCIRSINTDEDRPGVAGSIMDADAAVEHVLKVTEDSAITVVGVAGPGDSLANEATFEFFEKINEVKPDLIKCMSTNGLLLPKYAKRLAELGVNTVTVTVNAVDPEILKEINGFIVYEGKAYKGLEAAEILSRNQLEGIRKVSELGIVVKVNIVLIPGLNDEHIVEIAKTVKECGADLVNVLPLIPLNKMADYPRPGCGEIEKARSDVEEYLPVFRACTQCRADAYGIPGKKHEDHHLGNAPQSHY is encoded by the coding sequence ATGACTAAAAAAGATATAACTTGTGGAGGAAGTCATAAGGGTGCAAAATTTGCACACATTACAAAAGTGCATCCATGTTATAATGAAAAGTTGCATGATAAGGTAGGTAGAGTCCATGTGCCGATTGCTCCTAAATGTAACATTGGATGTAATTTCTGTATAAGATCAATTAATACTGATGAGGACAGGCCTGGTGTTGCAGGTTCAATCATGGATGCGGACGCCGCAGTGGAACATGTATTGAAGGTAACCGAAGACAGTGCAATCACTGTAGTGGGGGTTGCAGGTCCTGGAGATTCCTTGGCTAATGAGGCTACCTTTGAATTCTTTGAAAAGATCAATGAGGTGAAGCCAGACCTAATCAAATGTATGAGTACAAACGGTCTCTTGCTTCCAAAGTATGCGAAAAGGCTTGCAGAGCTTGGTGTAAATACTGTCACTGTCACAGTCAATGCAGTGGACCCGGAGATATTAAAGGAGATCAACGGATTCATAGTCTATGAAGGCAAAGCTTATAAGGGACTTGAAGCAGCTGAAATCCTTTCCAGAAATCAATTGGAAGGAATCAGAAAGGTTTCAGAACTTGGTATTGTAGTGAAAGTCAATATTGTTCTTATCCCTGGATTGAACGATGAGCATATTGTGGAAATCGCTAAAACCGTAAAGGAATGCGGAGCAGATCTGGTGAATGTCTTGCCACTCATTCCATTGAATAAGATGGCTGACTATCCAAGACCTGGATGTGGAGAGATTGAAAAGGCACGTAGTGATGTGGAGGAATACCTTCCTGTATTCAGGGCATGCACTCAATGCAGAGCGGATGCTTATGGAATTCCTGGAAAGAAACATGAGGACCATCACTTAGGAAACGCTCCTCAGTCTCACTATTAA
- a CDS encoding NAD(P)-dependent alcohol dehydrogenase, translated as MAGTMKAWRINELGKPPVMEEVPIPEPTFGEILIKMKGAGMCRTDLEVIDEGFITVPFEGPFTFGHENAGEVVKLGPGVDTVEVGQNVIVDTLHACGKCQYCLSGRDNFCEVASARGLKEDGGMAEYMIADAREVAPLGDLDPTEYVALADAGLSPYGAVQTAKPFIPNNGTAVVIGVGGLGFYCCQYLALTTSARVIVVNRSAEKMAKMVNYGADELVVLDDNAYDKIMELTDGKGVDAVFDFVGRDNTLELAAQITKGLGLISILGLGGGTLPVSWTTIKPGVMVRLTQGGTITDLYEIMDLAKAGKIKVEAQQYPFSKVLDALDDLRNGRVEGRAVITFEEFDE; from the coding sequence ATGGCTGGAACAATGAAAGCTTGGAGAATCAATGAATTAGGAAAACCTCCTGTAATGGAGGAAGTACCTATACCTGAACCTACTTTTGGAGAAATCTTAATTAAAATGAAAGGTGCAGGAATGTGCAGAACTGACCTTGAAGTTATTGATGAAGGTTTCATCACAGTCCCATTTGAAGGACCATTCACATTCGGTCACGAAAATGCAGGGGAAGTTGTAAAACTTGGACCTGGAGTGGACACTGTTGAGGTTGGACAAAACGTTATTGTAGACACATTGCATGCATGCGGTAAATGTCAATACTGTCTTTCCGGTCGTGACAACTTCTGTGAAGTTGCAAGTGCACGTGGTCTTAAGGAAGACGGAGGTATGGCAGAATATATGATTGCCGATGCAAGGGAAGTCGCACCTTTAGGTGACCTTGACCCTACAGAATATGTGGCATTGGCTGATGCAGGTCTATCCCCATATGGTGCTGTTCAAACCGCAAAGCCATTCATCCCAAACAATGGTACTGCAGTTGTTATCGGTGTAGGTGGACTCGGATTCTACTGCTGCCAATACTTGGCATTGACAACTTCCGCTCGTGTAATTGTAGTTAACAGATCAGCTGAAAAAATGGCTAAGATGGTCAACTACGGTGCTGACGAATTGGTTGTATTAGATGACAATGCGTATGACAAGATCATGGAACTCACTGACGGTAAAGGTGTAGACGCTGTATTCGACTTTGTAGGTAGAGACAACACCTTAGAGCTTGCAGCACAAATCACCAAAGGATTAGGTCTCATTTCCATTTTAGGTCTTGGTGGAGGAACACTCCCTGTAAGCTGGACCACCATTAAGCCTGGTGTAATGGTAAGATTGACTCAAGGTGGAACAATCACTGACCTTTACGAAATCATGGACTTGGCAAAGGCCGGCAAGATCAAGGTCGAAGCCCAACAATATCCATTCAGTAAGGTTCTTGACGCTCTTGACGACTTGAGAAACGGAAGAGTTGAAGGAAGAGCTGTTATCACCTTTGAAGAATTCGATGAATAA
- the mtnA gene encoding S-methyl-5-thioribose-1-phosphate isomerase: MRTLEWEDNKLKLIDQTKLPDELTYVYCSTYEEVIDAIKTMVVRGAPAIGVSAAFGMALAQLAGEDMEKVAVEMKNARPTAVNLMWAVDRVMKADNMLNEAMAMAGEDINTNLAIGEYGAELIDDGDTVLTHCNAGALACVDYGTALGVFRSAFNQGKDIQVICDETRPRGQGASLSVWEMQQEGIPVKLIPDVASGYLMSIGKIDKVVIGADRVAYDGIANKIGSFMVALAAKRFDIPFYIAAPFSTFDKEISIYDTVIEERDPNEVIYYGGARICPEGTEVINPAFDIVPKDLITGIITEKGVIDLNNLEKDFKELF, from the coding sequence ATGAGAACTTTAGAATGGGAAGACAATAAATTAAAGCTTATAGATCAAACCAAATTGCCGGATGAACTGACTTATGTCTATTGTAGCACTTATGAGGAAGTCATAGATGCAATCAAGACCATGGTTGTTCGTGGAGCTCCAGCTATTGGAGTTTCAGCAGCTTTCGGTATGGCGCTTGCCCAATTGGCTGGAGAGGATATGGAAAAAGTTGCAGTTGAGATGAAGAATGCAAGGCCAACTGCTGTCAATCTTATGTGGGCAGTGGATAGGGTCATGAAAGCCGACAACATGTTGAATGAGGCAATGGCAATGGCTGGTGAAGACATCAATACAAACCTTGCCATTGGCGAATATGGTGCAGAGCTTATCGATGATGGAGATACCGTTCTCACTCACTGCAATGCTGGAGCCCTTGCATGTGTGGACTATGGTACTGCATTAGGTGTTTTCCGTTCTGCCTTCAATCAGGGAAAGGATATTCAAGTGATCTGTGATGAAACCCGTCCAAGGGGACAGGGTGCAAGCTTAAGCGTATGGGAGATGCAGCAGGAAGGAATTCCTGTAAAGTTGATTCCAGATGTGGCAAGCGGGTACCTTATGTCAATCGGCAAGATTGATAAGGTTGTAATCGGTGCAGACAGGGTTGCTTATGATGGAATTGCAAATAAGATAGGTTCATTTATGGTTGCTCTTGCAGCTAAAAGATTTGACATTCCGTTCTATATAGCAGCTCCATTCAGTACCTTTGATAAGGAGATTTCCATCTATGATACAGTCATTGAAGAAAGGGACCCAAATGAAGTGATCTATTATGGCGGTGCAAGGATCTGTCCCGAAGGAACTGAAGTTATCAACCCTGCTTTTGATATTGTTCCTAAAGACTTGATTACCGGAATCATTACAGAAAAAGGAGTAATTGACTTAAACAATTTAGAAAAGGACTTTAAGGAACTTTTCTAA
- a CDS encoding cupin domain-containing protein — protein MLIDFNELSEITIPNMNGGEGKVIAKMDVNDCGRFIKTVIPPKSSIGPHLQETNDDINFIVYGEGIAICDDSEEILKAGTCHVCPKGSTHSIINAGEEDLVFYTVVPQK, from the coding sequence ATGTTAATTGATTTTAATGAACTTTCAGAAATCACAATTCCAAATATGAATGGTGGGGAAGGAAAGGTAATTGCAAAAATGGATGTGAATGATTGTGGAAGATTTATTAAAACTGTTATTCCACCTAAATCATCAATTGGACCTCATCTTCAGGAAACAAATGATGATATAAATTTCATTGTTTATGGTGAAGGGATTGCAATATGTGATGATTCTGAAGAGATTTTAAAAGCTGGAACTTGTCATGTTTGTCCAAAGGGATCCACTCATTCCATAATAAATGCTGGTGAGGAGGATTTGGTGTTTTATACTGTAGTTCCTCAAAAATAA
- a CDS encoding class I SAM-dependent methyltransferase family protein, which translates to MLTIKIPVQNIEATRQIVLKHKIIDYDYKIKVENGFGHIPIKEGTDEEVLSKVMEECKEEIIKQNENYTIEIMDLNANEDLETVKRFPRSITELLKDKLSEEEIEELKKSFDIIGDIVIVEIPEDLEVHKNEIGQATLQFTKRKTVYMKKSAVKGVTRVRELELIAGEDNPITIHKEHGTRLKLDVKNVYFSPRLATERKRVQEACEDGEEILDMFAGIGPFPIVIAHEKNVNITAVDINEYAIKYLNENIKLNKLAPNAHITAICGNTNEVALNELKDKKFDRLIMNLPGLAPEFLDLAVSLCKEGGVIHYYEFSDGFSQGIERAQIACERQNKKVEILNTRKVKSSSPGMWHVAIDCKVTDEK; encoded by the coding sequence ATGTTAACCATAAAAATTCCAGTGCAAAATATAGAGGCAACAAGACAAATTGTGCTAAAACATAAGATTATTGACTATGACTATAAGATAAAAGTCGAAAATGGTTTCGGACATATTCCCATCAAAGAAGGGACAGATGAGGAAGTGCTTTCAAAAGTGATGGAAGAGTGCAAGGAAGAAATCATTAAGCAAAATGAGAATTATACAATCGAAATTATGGATTTAAACGCCAATGAAGACCTTGAAACTGTAAAGAGATTTCCAAGAAGCATAACAGAACTTCTCAAAGACAAGTTAAGTGAAGAGGAAATTGAAGAGCTTAAAAAATCCTTTGACATTATTGGAGACATTGTCATTGTAGAGATTCCAGAAGATCTTGAAGTTCATAAGAATGAAATAGGCCAAGCCACTCTCCAATTCACTAAACGAAAAACTGTGTATATGAAAAAAAGTGCAGTCAAAGGCGTTACAAGGGTTAGAGAACTTGAGCTTATTGCTGGAGAGGATAATCCTATCACAATCCATAAGGAGCATGGCACAAGATTGAAATTGGATGTTAAAAACGTTTACTTCTCTCCAAGACTTGCAACTGAAAGGAAAAGGGTTCAGGAAGCTTGTGAAGATGGAGAGGAAATACTTGACATGTTTGCAGGAATCGGTCCGTTTCCAATTGTAATAGCTCATGAAAAGAATGTCAACATCACTGCAGTGGACATTAATGAGTATGCGATCAAATACTTAAATGAGAATATCAAGTTAAATAAGTTGGCACCTAATGCCCACATAACTGCAATATGTGGAAATACCAACGAAGTTGCATTAAATGAATTGAAGGATAAAAAATTTGATAGGCTCATAATGAATCTTCCAGGATTAGCACCGGAATTCTTAGATTTGGCAGTATCATTATGCAAGGAAGGGGGAGTAATCCACTACTACGAATTTTCCGATGGATTTTCACAAGGTATAGAAAGAGCGCAAATAGCTTGTGAGAGGCAAAATAAGAAAGTTGAAATACTCAATACCCGTAAAGTTAAATCCTCAAGTCCCGGAATGTGGCATGTAGCTATTGATTGTAAAGTAACTGATGAAAAATAG
- the glnA gene encoding type I glutamate--ammonia ligase, producing the protein MSEKDNKLDQIIKTVEENDVKFLKLQLSDIHGLPKSMAVPLKKADDIEDIVNDGLLFDGSSIAGLASINDSDLLAKPDINTFSTIPWRPESKGTGRFICDVFTTDGKPYDGDPRGVLKKALEKAEKRGYQFNLGPEPEFFIIKEDGEGNYIPADEAEYFDVEPLDQGTDIRREIVFGLEQLGFDVEVSHHEVAAGQHEVDFKYADALKTADAVITFKEAVKAVVHNLGFKATFMPKPFLGINGSGMHCNQSLFKDGENIFYDPNTENQISQEALYFIGGLLKHAQALSAILSPTVNSYKRLVPGYEAPCYVAYGFKNRSTLLRIPASRGLGTRIECRSPDPSCNPYLAFAVLLEAGLDGLDNKMDPGEPTEDNLFAYSEDEIVQKGIQTLPTSLWEAYHALEKDDVVKNALGEKVFNQFYTIKRAEWDAYRIQVFDYERDQYLDV; encoded by the coding sequence ATGTCAGAAAAAGACAATAAATTAGACCAAATTATTAAAACAGTCGAAGAAAACGATGTAAAATTTTTGAAATTGCAACTATCAGATATTCATGGATTGCCAAAAAGCATGGCAGTTCCTCTTAAGAAAGCTGATGACATTGAAGATATAGTGAATGACGGATTGTTATTTGACGGTTCATCAATAGCAGGATTAGCTTCAATCAATGACAGTGATTTGCTTGCGAAACCAGATATTAACACTTTCTCAACAATTCCATGGAGACCTGAATCAAAAGGTACTGGTAGATTCATATGTGACGTTTTCACTACAGATGGAAAACCATACGATGGAGACCCAAGAGGAGTGCTTAAAAAAGCATTGGAAAAAGCAGAAAAAAGAGGATACCAATTTAATTTAGGGCCTGAACCAGAATTCTTCATCATAAAAGAGGATGGGGAAGGAAATTACATACCTGCAGACGAAGCTGAATACTTCGATGTTGAACCATTAGACCAAGGTACTGACATAAGAAGGGAAATCGTATTCGGTTTGGAACAATTAGGTTTCGATGTGGAAGTAAGCCACCACGAAGTGGCAGCAGGTCAACACGAAGTCGACTTCAAATATGCAGACGCTTTAAAAACAGCTGATGCTGTTATAACATTCAAGGAAGCTGTAAAAGCAGTGGTTCATAACTTAGGATTCAAGGCAACATTCATGCCAAAACCATTCTTGGGAATCAATGGTAGTGGAATGCATTGTAACCAAAGCCTATTTAAGGATGGGGAAAACATCTTTTATGATCCAAACACTGAAAACCAAATTTCACAGGAAGCATTGTACTTCATTGGAGGATTATTGAAACATGCACAAGCATTATCTGCAATCCTATCCCCAACAGTCAACTCCTATAAACGTTTGGTTCCAGGTTACGAAGCACCATGTTATGTAGCTTACGGTTTTAAAAACAGATCAACATTATTAAGAATTCCTGCATCCCGTGGATTAGGTACAAGAATCGAATGCAGATCACCTGACCCATCATGTAACCCATACTTGGCATTTGCAGTATTGCTTGAAGCAGGTCTTGACGGTTTGGACAATAAGATGGACCCTGGCGAACCAACAGAAGACAACTTGTTCGCATACTCCGAAGATGAGATTGTCCAAAAGGGAATTCAAACCTTGCCTACAAGCTTATGGGAAGCATACCATGCATTGGAGAAGGATGATGTAGTCAAGAACGCTCTTGGTGAAAAAGTCTTCAATCAATTCTATACCATCAAAAGAGCTGAATGGGATGCTTACAGAATCCAAGTGTTCGATTATGAAAGAGATCAGTATTTAGATGTTTAG
- a CDS encoding glutamine amidotransferase: MCGIAGVIYKDKKTHPVGEALTSMLESLQHRGPDSAGYAIYGSLDFPENYYQLNIEVKRKRGALDNLKSLLNQISPIFEEQLIESVGDSDVYKCKIALDEYSLLKPCIEEIDELKNVRVINGSHSFEMIKDTGKVKDIAERFDVPSRMGTHGIGHTRFATESGVDRYHAHPYQSYIIPDITVVHNGQITNYWKIRDPLERKGHTFESFNDTECIVHYMADKLDQGYKLEEALEQAVIDLDGPFSILVGTPNGIGIAKDKLGLRPGVMVETDEIFAVASEEMALHDVTDSDEIEQIAPGETRAYTI, encoded by the coding sequence ATGTGCGGAATAGCAGGTGTAATATACAAAGATAAAAAAACTCACCCTGTCGGGGAAGCATTGACATCAATGCTTGAATCCTTACAGCATAGAGGTCCGGATTCAGCAGGATATGCTATCTACGGCAGTCTGGATTTTCCTGAAAACTATTATCAGTTAAACATTGAAGTCAAAAGAAAAAGAGGAGCATTAGACAATTTAAAATCACTATTGAATCAAATAAGTCCAATATTCGAAGAGCAATTGATCGAGTCTGTCGGAGACTCAGATGTATATAAATGCAAAATTGCATTGGATGAGTATTCTCTTTTAAAACCTTGCATTGAGGAAATAGATGAATTGAAGAATGTAAGGGTAATCAACGGTTCACACTCATTTGAAATGATTAAGGACACTGGAAAGGTTAAGGACATTGCGGAACGGTTTGATGTCCCAAGCAGAATGGGAACACATGGAATAGGCCATACCCGTTTTGCAACAGAAAGTGGCGTTGACCGTTATCATGCACACCCATATCAAAGCTACATCATACCGGATATCACTGTAGTGCACAATGGCCAGATCACCAATTACTGGAAAATCAGAGACCCATTGGAAAGAAAAGGACACACTTTCGAATCATTCAATGACACAGAGTGCATTGTCCATTACATGGCTGACAAGCTTGACCAAGGATATAAGTTGGAAGAGGCTTTGGAACAGGCAGTAATCGATTTGGACGGTCCATTTTCAATATTGGTCGGAACACCTAACGGCATTGGAATTGCAAAGGACAAGCTTGGTCTCAGACCAGGGGTAATGGTTGAAACCGATGAGATCTTTGCAGTGGCTTCAGAGGAAATGGCATTGCATGACGTTACCGATTCAGACGAAATAGAACAGATAGCTCCTGGGGAAACAAGAGCTTACACCATCTGA
- a CDS encoding GXGXG domain-containing protein — protein MDEKEFNRTIKEQALNNDKLIINNPDSRHNICAGLTEDVEIEINGSAGYFVGTMVHGPRIHINGNAGWFAGDNMTDGELVIEGTAGDGAGQGIYGGTVIVKGNVGSRTGEIMKGGTVIIGGNSGFMTGLLMMGGRLIILGDVTEDVGESIMRGTIYVLGNVKSLGKNAIMKEITAEDKDELKEILEEYGFELSDEDYGNFKKIVNMQ, from the coding sequence ATGGATGAGAAGGAATTTAATCGTACCATAAAGGAACAAGCTCTCAATAATGATAAACTAATCATCAACAATCCGGATTCCAGACACAATATCTGTGCAGGACTGACTGAGGATGTGGAGATAGAGATCAACGGCTCTGCAGGATATTTTGTCGGAACAATGGTTCACGGGCCAAGGATACACATCAACGGAAATGCAGGCTGGTTTGCCGGCGACAACATGACCGATGGAGAGTTGGTCATTGAAGGTACAGCAGGTGACGGTGCAGGACAGGGAATCTATGGAGGCACAGTCATAGTGAAAGGAAACGTTGGCTCAAGAACCGGAGAGATCATGAAAGGTGGAACCGTCATAATCGGTGGAAACAGCGGATTCATGACAGGACTTCTTATGATGGGGGGCAGGCTCATAATACTTGGCGATGTAACCGAGGATGTCGGCGAATCTATCATGAGAGGAACAATATATGTTCTTGGTAATGTGAAAAGCTTGGGGAAAAATGCCATAATGAAGGAAATCACAGCTGAAGATAAGGATGAGCTTAAGGAAATCCTAGAGGAATATGGCTTCGAACTAAGCGACGAGGATTATGGAAATTTCAAAAAAATAGTTAACATGCAATAG